In the genome of Paenibacillus sp. FSL R5-0766, one region contains:
- a CDS encoding glycosyltransferase translates to MNPRVSIVIPFYNCPYVPQAIQSALNQTYPHVEIVVVNDGSTRHAELLQPYLPYINVLGKSNGGTASALNHGIRHASGEYVAWLSSDDYLYPDKIRYQLEFMQRENVLVSHTNFHYINEHSAVTRMHGGPEPMADLDWLRVFVNSNPVNGCTVMIRKDLFSGVGLFDELLPYTHDLDLWMRILLNGHRFPYLNEPLTAYRWHGGMGSVRHADVIGREASMVWSRYREPLLQRIATLGG, encoded by the coding sequence TTGAATCCAAGAGTATCCATTGTCATTCCATTCTACAACTGCCCTTATGTGCCTCAGGCAATTCAGAGTGCGCTGAACCAGACGTATCCCCATGTGGAGATCGTTGTTGTGAATGACGGTTCAACCCGGCATGCAGAGTTGCTTCAACCCTATCTTCCTTATATTAATGTGCTTGGCAAAAGCAATGGTGGCACGGCTTCAGCACTTAATCATGGCATCCGCCATGCCTCTGGTGAATATGTGGCCTGGCTCAGTTCGGATGATTATCTGTACCCGGATAAAATTCGTTATCAGCTGGAGTTTATGCAGCGTGAGAATGTGCTCGTCTCACATACCAACTTTCATTATATCAACGAGCATTCGGCAGTTACCAGAATGCATGGTGGGCCTGAACCGATGGCCGATCTCGATTGGCTGCGAGTGTTCGTTAATAGCAATCCGGTCAACGGTTGCACTGTCATGATCCGCAAGGATCTGTTCAGCGGAGTGGGATTGTTTGATGAGCTTCTGCCCTACACCCATGATCTGGATCTCTGGATGCGGATTTTGCTGAATGGTCATCGGTTCCCATACCTGAATGAACCACTTACTGCCTATCGGTGGCATGGGGGAATGGGATCGGTACGTCATGCGGATGTCATCGGCAGAGAGGCATCCATGGTATGGTCCAGATATCGCGAACCGCTGTTGCAGCGAATAGCGACGCTTGGCGGGTAG
- a CDS encoding NAD-dependent epimerase/dehydratase family protein, with amino-acid sequence MDGAELRGKKVLITGASGFTGRHAVSYFREAGAVVAAVVRRPDVYSFGKGTQVHVCDLNDKQQVRHLIGEVQPDYVLHLAGKNSVPDSWSDPLLVLETNVMAVLYLLDALRSCPTARTVIVGSRLKYTPEPGRIPQPPHPYSLSKALEEMVSLSWMSLFGQQIMLAEPGNLIGAGPSTGICSLLARHVVACEQAGKTEAFRLSGRDNTRDFLDVRDAVRAYATLLVHGSSGTVYPVVSGVERSLGEIADLLLSMTEAEVPVRWDGASSGPDGSGKQEELSLLRKLGWQPMIPFATSLQDILSDVRVQQGRTTS; translated from the coding sequence ATGGATGGAGCAGAGCTGAGAGGCAAGAAAGTTCTGATTACAGGCGCCTCCGGTTTTACCGGGCGACATGCCGTATCTTATTTTCGGGAAGCGGGTGCAGTGGTTGCGGCGGTAGTCCGGAGGCCGGATGTGTATTCATTTGGTAAAGGTACTCAGGTCCATGTCTGTGATCTGAATGATAAACAGCAAGTGCGTCATCTGATCGGCGAGGTGCAGCCCGACTATGTGCTGCATCTCGCTGGCAAAAATTCAGTGCCTGATTCGTGGTCTGATCCGCTACTGGTCCTGGAGACCAATGTGATGGCCGTGCTGTATCTGCTGGATGCGCTTCGCAGTTGTCCGACAGCACGAACCGTTATTGTAGGATCGCGGTTAAAATATACGCCGGAACCTGGCCGGATTCCCCAGCCTCCACATCCATACAGCCTCAGTAAAGCGCTGGAAGAGATGGTGTCCTTGTCGTGGATGTCGCTCTTCGGACAACAGATCATGCTGGCGGAGCCAGGCAATCTGATTGGTGCGGGTCCTTCCACAGGCATCTGTTCACTGCTTGCACGCCATGTTGTTGCCTGTGAGCAGGCGGGCAAAACCGAGGCATTCCGTCTGTCCGGACGGGACAATACCCGTGACTTTCTGGATGTGCGGGATGCCGTCAGAGCGTATGCGACCCTCCTGGTACACGGGTCCAGCGGTACAGTATACCCGGTGGTGTCTGGAGTCGAGCGCAGTCTTGGTGAAATTGCAGATCTGCTGTTGTCCATGACAGAAGCGGAAGTCCCTGTTCGCTGGGATGGGGCATCCTCTGGTCCGGATGGTTCGGGGAAACAGGAGGAATTATCACTGCTGCGCAAGCTTGGCTGGCAGCCGATGATTCCATTTGCCACATCACTTCAGGATATCCTGAGTGATGTTCGGGTCCAGCAAGGGAGGACGACAAGTTGA
- a CDS encoding SDR family oxidoreductase — MKLLILGGNGMAGHILVDYFRRQGVHSVFYTSRDVTDPNGLLLDVNDSFMVDRLVEAVHPDVIINAVGVLNNFADEDKITAYHINGFLPHRLRRVADTIGARLIHISTDCVFSGERGSYREDDVTDGTSAYAITKALGEVQDEGHLTIRTSIIGPEIRQGGIGLMQWFMSSTGEVGGYTRVFWNGVTTLELAKWVDHYMASSVSGLIHLAHPAPVSKHDLLVLFKQTWDKQDVTIVRDDSVVQDRTLVSTREDVKTDLPDYSTMLKELALWMEQS; from the coding sequence ATGAAACTGCTGATACTTGGTGGAAACGGAATGGCCGGCCATATTTTGGTCGACTATTTCCGCCGTCAAGGTGTACACAGCGTCTTCTACACATCTCGGGATGTAACAGACCCCAATGGTCTGCTCCTGGATGTGAACGACAGCTTCATGGTTGATCGATTGGTAGAAGCTGTGCACCCGGATGTGATTATTAATGCTGTAGGTGTGTTGAACAACTTTGCAGATGAGGACAAAATTACTGCATATCATATTAATGGTTTCCTGCCACATCGTCTGCGTCGGGTTGCAGATACGATTGGTGCACGCCTGATTCATATCAGCACAGACTGTGTGTTCAGCGGAGAACGGGGATCATACCGGGAAGATGATGTTACGGATGGGACTTCAGCTTACGCCATCACCAAAGCACTTGGCGAAGTTCAGGATGAAGGTCATCTGACGATCCGTACGTCCATCATTGGACCCGAGATCCGCCAGGGCGGCATTGGTCTGATGCAATGGTTTATGTCCAGCACAGGTGAAGTCGGAGGGTATACTCGCGTATTCTGGAACGGTGTGACCACACTTGAGCTGGCTAAATGGGTAGACCATTACATGGCCTCATCGGTTAGTGGTCTGATCCACTTAGCTCATCCGGCACCTGTCAGCAAGCATGACCTGCTTGTATTGTTCAAGCAGACCTGGGATAAGCAGGATGTGACGATTGTTCGTGATGATAGTGTAGTGCAGGACCGTACGCTGGTGTCCACTCGCGAGGATGTGAAGACAGACCTGCCGGATTATTCTACAATGCTGAAGGAGTTGGCATTATGGATGGAGCAGAGCTGA
- a CDS encoding polysaccharide biosynthesis protein, whose product MFENKRILVTGGTGSWGYELVAQLLPQQPKEIIVYSRNESSQVAMSREFEDPRLHFRIGDIRDKDALTAACQHVDYVFHLAALKHVPVCEDQPYEALKTNVIGTQNVIEAAIENKVEKVIYISTDKAANPSNFYGMTKAIGEKLIVYANLLHSDTKFVTVRGGNVLGTNGSVVHLFKNQIRQKGQVSITDMSMTRFFLTLKDAITLLFKASVESVGGEIFVMTMPTCKIVDLAEVLIEDSGVENVSIVERGIRPGEKIHEILMSEFESMTTVVYDEQYLVILPTLGIPGLREHYTNCPPVSFNSFSSEHQLMTKEEIREILKRGGFLS is encoded by the coding sequence ATGTTTGAAAATAAGCGTATACTCGTGACTGGCGGTACGGGATCATGGGGTTATGAACTTGTGGCTCAACTACTGCCCCAGCAGCCCAAAGAAATTATTGTATATTCCCGGAACGAGTCCAGCCAAGTGGCTATGAGTCGTGAATTCGAAGACCCACGTCTTCATTTCCGGATTGGAGATATTCGTGACAAGGATGCCTTGACGGCGGCTTGCCAGCATGTGGACTATGTATTTCATCTGGCTGCGCTCAAGCATGTTCCGGTGTGTGAAGACCAACCGTACGAAGCACTCAAAACCAATGTGATTGGTACACAAAACGTAATTGAGGCTGCTATTGAGAACAAGGTGGAAAAAGTAATCTATATCTCGACTGACAAGGCTGCCAATCCGTCCAACTTCTATGGCATGACAAAAGCGATCGGCGAGAAATTAATTGTATATGCAAACTTGTTACACAGTGATACCAAGTTTGTTACGGTACGGGGTGGGAATGTACTGGGAACAAACGGTAGTGTGGTACATCTGTTCAAGAATCAGATCCGCCAGAAAGGGCAGGTCTCCATCACGGATATGAGTATGACTCGATTTTTTCTTACGCTGAAGGATGCAATTACCTTGCTGTTCAAAGCTTCGGTGGAAAGTGTCGGCGGAGAAATCTTTGTCATGACGATGCCTACCTGCAAAATCGTTGATCTCGCGGAAGTACTGATTGAGGATTCCGGTGTGGAGAATGTGAGCATTGTGGAACGTGGCATTCGTCCAGGGGAGAAAATCCATGAAATATTGATGAGTGAATTCGAGAGCATGACCACCGTTGTCTACGATGAGCAGTACCTGGTAATTCTTCCTACCCTGGGCATACCGGGTCTGCGTGAACATTATACCAATTGTCCCCCGGTCTCCTTTAACAGTTTCAGTTCTGAACACCAACTCATGACCAAAGAGGAGATTCGTGAAATTCTGAAACGCGGAGGATTCTTGTCATGA
- the wecB gene encoding UDP-N-acetylglucosamine 2-epimerase (non-hydrolyzing) has product MKIMTVLGTRPEIIRLSLIISKLDQYASKHILVHTGQNFTESLSGLFFKEMGLRAPDYVLQDEAATLGRQLSSMFTQMEDLILQEKPDKLLLLGDTNSALCAVLAERMGVPVIHMEAGNRCFDLDVPEEKNRKVIDAISTVNMPYTEQSKKHLVSEGVPSRRIVLTGNPIYEVMQHYDAQVSSSKILKKLKLKSGQYFLVTAHRAENVDHAPHLLEIMKGLNQVAEEHGLRVICSIHPRTAIRIAEHLQLEMNPLVEFHEPFGFFDFVMLERHARCALTDSGTVQEECCIMGVPTVTMRRTTERPETVDCGSNVVSGLDAARIADCVNVMTKMSSDWDCPQGYKATDVSSKVVKFLLGGKMHV; this is encoded by the coding sequence ATGAAGATCATGACGGTGCTGGGTACGAGACCTGAGATCATACGGCTCAGCCTGATCATCTCCAAGCTGGACCAGTACGCGTCCAAACATATTCTGGTGCATACGGGACAGAACTTCACGGAAAGTCTCAGCGGTCTCTTTTTCAAGGAAATGGGCCTGCGTGCACCGGATTACGTTCTTCAGGATGAAGCGGCCACTCTGGGACGACAGCTATCCTCGATGTTTACGCAGATGGAAGATCTGATATTGCAGGAGAAGCCCGATAAATTGCTGCTGCTTGGCGATACCAATAGCGCATTATGTGCAGTATTGGCTGAGCGCATGGGTGTTCCTGTTATTCATATGGAAGCAGGCAATCGTTGCTTCGACCTGGATGTGCCTGAGGAGAAAAATCGCAAGGTTATTGATGCCATCTCTACCGTTAATATGCCTTACACGGAACAGAGCAAGAAACATTTGGTCAGTGAAGGGGTACCAAGCAGGCGCATCGTGCTAACGGGCAATCCCATCTATGAAGTCATGCAGCACTACGACGCGCAAGTAAGTTCCAGCAAAATACTCAAAAAGCTCAAGCTGAAGTCCGGGCAATACTTCCTGGTTACTGCCCATCGAGCCGAGAATGTGGATCATGCCCCTCATTTGCTGGAGATTATGAAAGGACTGAACCAGGTCGCAGAGGAACACGGGTTGCGTGTAATCTGCAGTATTCATCCCCGTACAGCGATCCGGATTGCGGAGCATCTGCAATTGGAGATGAACCCGCTGGTGGAGTTTCACGAGCCGTTTGGATTCTTCGACTTTGTAATGCTTGAACGTCATGCACGCTGTGCACTTACGGATAGCGGTACTGTGCAGGAGGAGTGTTGTATTATGGGCGTGCCGACCGTAACGATGCGTCGAACTACCGAACGGCCGGAAACGGTCGATTGCGGCAGCAATGTAGTCTCCGGTCTGGATGCCGCGCGCATCGCTGATTGCGTGAACGTCATGACAAAGATGTCTAGCGACTGGGATTGCCCGCAAGGTTACAAAGCCACAGATGTATCCAGTAAAGTGGTTAAATTTCTGCTTGGAGGGAAAATGCATGTTTGA
- a CDS encoding glycosyltransferase family 4 protein — protein MATKPKLMLFSHVCNTRSITGAEKLLLHFMREIGTIFECVLVAPQEGKLAGLARRFGIQVKICTLPMLHGVYTPYLGIADDAEQLRHTPAYQEAVSLIRETAPDMVLTNTCVNVLPAVAAKSLQIPVIWKITEIIHTNEHTTEAIQMIGRYADWIIGISETAVAPFQEAGIGDKVTIISPTWEPALPEPDRWVHLRERKRKELGFKSSQTCIGYISSFIYDAKGLKPFVDMALRICETHSRCRFWIIGAPSDKKYYDECVSRVRKSGYSRRFTFTTFEENVSLAYTAMDILVIPSMVKEGFGMTALEGLYFAKPVIAFAQGGLKELMESVGSDAFLAPPGDTEALVTLATTLLNDAELASNTGWRNRTEAERLYGVETYRTKLHTMVTQWLLRFPGWFAYIQPPNGPVYTHGEGGLRTVLVLEPTTVRALLFPLTVIQALPHSSLPPIALGHDAPVASGTGPAAKPKPILQRGKARKRRRKPLAPHSRRDRGGLKRTSGTGRRKGRIRTTKGPRPHMGKSASRRRKSAKAGRSRAGRKGSNTR, from the coding sequence ATGGCAACGAAACCAAAGCTGATGTTATTTTCACATGTGTGTAATACTCGCAGCATTACAGGCGCCGAGAAGCTGCTGCTTCATTTTATGAGAGAGATCGGTACGATCTTTGAATGTGTGCTCGTAGCCCCTCAGGAGGGGAAGCTTGCGGGGCTTGCGCGAAGATTCGGCATTCAGGTCAAAATATGCACTCTGCCGATGCTTCACGGTGTGTACACACCTTACTTGGGCATTGCAGATGATGCGGAGCAACTTCGCCATACACCAGCGTATCAGGAAGCGGTCTCCCTCATACGGGAGACTGCTCCCGATATGGTGTTAACGAACACCTGCGTTAATGTGCTGCCGGCTGTAGCGGCAAAATCCCTTCAGATTCCGGTCATCTGGAAGATTACCGAGATCATTCATACGAATGAACATACAACCGAGGCGATCCAGATGATTGGCCGTTACGCGGATTGGATTATCGGTATATCCGAGACAGCGGTAGCCCCATTCCAAGAAGCCGGCATAGGTGACAAAGTGACCATTATCTCCCCAACTTGGGAACCCGCGCTACCAGAACCGGACCGCTGGGTTCATCTGCGCGAACGCAAGCGTAAGGAGCTCGGTTTCAAATCATCACAGACCTGTATCGGTTATATTTCTTCATTTATATATGATGCTAAAGGGTTGAAACCTTTTGTGGATATGGCCTTGAGGATCTGTGAAACGCATTCGCGTTGTCGCTTCTGGATCATCGGGGCACCATCGGATAAAAAGTATTACGACGAGTGTGTATCACGGGTGAGAAAATCCGGGTATTCACGCCGGTTTACCTTCACCACATTTGAAGAGAACGTATCTCTGGCATATACCGCGATGGATATCCTGGTCATCCCAAGCATGGTCAAAGAAGGATTTGGCATGACCGCACTGGAGGGTCTCTATTTTGCCAAACCGGTCATCGCTTTTGCTCAGGGTGGACTGAAGGAGTTAATGGAATCCGTAGGCAGTGATGCATTTTTGGCCCCGCCGGGCGATACCGAAGCGCTTGTCACCTTGGCAACAACCTTGCTGAATGATGCAGAGCTGGCCTCAAATACAGGATGGCGTAATCGGACAGAAGCGGAAAGGCTCTACGGCGTTGAAACCTACCGAACGAAACTGCATACGATGGTGACACAGTGGTTATTGCGTTTTCCCGGATGGTTTGCTTATATCCAACCTCCGAATGGACCTGTGTATACCCATGGGGAGGGAGGACTACGCACTGTACTGGTTCTGGAGCCGACTACGGTTCGGGCACTATTATTCCCACTGACCGTCATACAGGCGTTGCCACATTCCTCATTACCTCCAATCGCATTGGGTCACGATGCTCCTGTTGCCTCAGGTACTGGCCCAGCTGCAAAGCCAAAGCCCATTCTACAGAGGGGCAAAGCACGGAAGCGTCGTCGCAAGCCACTTGCACCTCATTCTCGCCGAGACCGTGGGGGGCTGAAACGTACTTCCGGAACTGGCAGACGTAAGGGGAGAATCCGTACAACGAAGGGACCACGTCCACATATGGGGAAATCGGCTAGTCGCAGACGCAAATCTGCCAAGGCAGGACGTAGCCGAGCAGGGCGCAAGGGTTCCAATACAAGATGA
- a CDS encoding glycosyltransferase, whose translation MSLKHRKTKKVHSPVLSLADQARKNGQHAGYDAGKEEGYLRGRANYIVNCAQEPLPFRQLHVLYVSSGKGFPYSPLDEAIMATLQGMVAQVTLSDPRQPISEIALQTRPDLVLVLDGMDIPIEHIDAIRQAGIQTAIWLTDDPYYTDMTLDIVTHFDHVFTLELNCIDLYRQIGCASVHYLPFAAFTNHYFPITTPSPLKRDVSFIGSAYWNRVYFFNPIMPQLMSHNTVFNGIWWDRLPDYTAYGEKIELGRWMSPPETNDVYNGTKIVINLHRSHEDDSVNNNHLKIAPASPNPRTFEIAASTTLQLTDARDDIARFYKPGVEIETYSSPQELLDKVEYYLTHEKERREIALRGLERTLKDHTYGKRINDMLTIIFP comes from the coding sequence ATGTCTCTCAAACACCGTAAAACCAAAAAGGTTCATTCACCCGTACTGAGCCTGGCTGATCAAGCGCGCAAAAATGGGCAACATGCCGGATATGACGCAGGTAAGGAAGAAGGATATCTGCGCGGTCGCGCCAACTATATTGTGAATTGTGCACAGGAACCGTTGCCTTTCCGACAGCTTCATGTGCTGTATGTATCCTCGGGTAAAGGCTTCCCTTATTCCCCGTTGGATGAGGCCATTATGGCCACGCTACAGGGTATGGTAGCTCAAGTAACCCTCTCTGATCCGCGTCAACCGATTTCTGAAATTGCGCTGCAGACGCGTCCTGATCTTGTGCTTGTGCTGGATGGAATGGATATTCCCATCGAGCATATCGATGCGATTCGCCAAGCGGGCATTCAGACGGCGATCTGGCTGACGGATGACCCGTACTATACAGATATGACGCTGGATATTGTGACACATTTTGACCATGTCTTCACGTTGGAACTGAACTGTATCGATCTATATCGACAAATCGGCTGCGCGTCAGTTCACTACCTCCCTTTTGCCGCATTCACTAATCATTACTTTCCGATTACAACCCCTTCCCCGTTAAAACGGGATGTTAGCTTTATCGGCTCGGCTTACTGGAACCGTGTATACTTCTTCAATCCGATCATGCCTCAGTTGATGTCACACAATACGGTATTTAACGGAATCTGGTGGGATCGCCTGCCTGACTATACTGCCTATGGCGAGAAGATTGAACTCGGTCGCTGGATGAGTCCGCCGGAGACCAATGATGTGTACAATGGCACCAAAATTGTCATCAACCTGCATCGATCCCACGAAGATGATTCCGTCAATAATAATCACCTCAAAATCGCGCCAGCTTCACCAAACCCGAGAACGTTTGAAATTGCCGCGTCCACGACACTGCAGCTGACCGACGCCCGGGATGACATTGCGCGCTTCTACAAACCAGGTGTGGAGATTGAGACGTATTCCTCGCCGCAGGAGTTACTCGACAAAGTGGAATATTATCTTACTCATGAAAAGGAACGCCGTGAGATTGCACTTCGTGGACTCGAACGTACACTGAAAGACCACACGTATGGCAAAAGAATTAATGATATGTTAACCATCATATTCCCTTAA
- a CDS encoding glycosyltransferase, giving the protein MKNVAKRRHRPLTEAETAYRGGYAEGRRFGGCQAMMERVQMFEPTLRDMKVLYIPQGFDAIDEGVTLALQQSVRECVVGSPAAMLQEASQHRPDVVLVMNGLHVFPADHVEQVNGIRALGIRTAVWFVDDPYFTEDTTSLCQHYDIVFTHEEAAVPFYLGHGANQVIYMPLAVNPGMFQPRRAAPQHQHDICFIGTGFWNRIALFDELAPFLADKKVFIAGSQWNRLARFDVLGRFIHEGWIAPGETVNYYNGAKIVINIHRTCENGEDNRNTHHLEGHSINPRTYEISACGTMQITDARADLPRYYKPGYDIETFTNAAELQRKIHYYLKHEEERQAMAWRGLLTTMNQHTFTRRIGQLLEHL; this is encoded by the coding sequence GTGAAGAATGTGGCAAAACGAAGGCACCGTCCGCTGACCGAAGCGGAAACGGCTTACCGCGGCGGATATGCAGAAGGCCGCAGATTTGGCGGCTGTCAAGCCATGATGGAGCGGGTGCAGATGTTTGAACCGACCCTGCGGGACATGAAGGTGTTATATATCCCGCAAGGATTCGATGCCATCGATGAAGGTGTCACCTTGGCTCTGCAGCAATCTGTACGTGAATGCGTTGTTGGATCGCCAGCAGCGATGTTGCAGGAAGCCAGTCAGCATCGGCCCGATGTTGTGCTCGTCATGAATGGTCTGCATGTATTTCCCGCAGATCATGTAGAGCAGGTGAATGGCATACGTGCACTCGGTATCCGAACTGCCGTGTGGTTTGTGGATGATCCGTATTTCACAGAAGATACAACGTCCCTTTGCCAGCACTATGATATCGTGTTCACGCATGAAGAGGCCGCGGTGCCCTTCTATCTGGGACATGGAGCGAACCAGGTTATCTATATGCCACTCGCGGTGAATCCAGGCATGTTTCAACCGCGGCGTGCGGCACCGCAGCATCAGCACGACATTTGTTTTATCGGTACCGGATTCTGGAACCGGATTGCCTTGTTTGATGAGCTGGCCCCTTTTCTAGCGGACAAAAAGGTATTCATTGCGGGTAGCCAGTGGAATCGGTTGGCACGCTTTGATGTACTAGGCCGTTTCATCCACGAAGGATGGATTGCTCCTGGAGAGACAGTAAATTATTACAATGGCGCCAAGATTGTCATTAACATTCACCGGACTTGCGAGAATGGGGAAGACAATCGCAATACACATCATCTTGAAGGTCACTCGATTAATCCACGCACGTATGAGATCAGCGCCTGCGGCACAATGCAGATTACGGATGCACGTGCAGATTTACCCCGTTATTATAAGCCGGGATATGACATCGAGACGTTCACCAACGCAGCGGAACTTCAGCGCAAGATCCACTATTATCTGAAGCATGAAGAAGAACGACAAGCGATGGCGTGGCGTGGACTTCTCACCACAATGAACCAGCACACATTCACTCGGCGCATCGGTCAGTTGCTGGAACATTTGTAA
- a CDS encoding amino acid ABC transporter ATP-binding protein — protein sequence MITLTNIHKTFGKQEVLKGIDLTVEQGDVVAILGPSGSGKTTLLRCVNFLERADEGEVQISGLTVDCKHARKHDIVQLRRKTAMVFQHYNLFKHKTVLDNVTEGLIIAQKMSKADARTRALRVLEQVGLSAKINEYPSMLSGGQQQRVGIARALALNPEVILFDEPTSALDPELVGEVLSVIRSIAQEGITMIVVTHEMGFAREVANRVVFMDGGSVVEEGTPEEVFVRPKQERTRQFLSRYSSDWSYVI from the coding sequence ATGATTACACTAACCAACATACACAAAACTTTTGGCAAGCAGGAAGTATTGAAGGGAATTGATCTGACCGTGGAACAGGGTGATGTCGTAGCGATCCTTGGACCGAGCGGATCAGGTAAAACAACGCTGCTGCGCTGCGTCAATTTTCTGGAACGTGCCGATGAGGGCGAGGTTCAGATCAGTGGATTAACCGTCGATTGCAAGCATGCACGCAAACATGACATTGTGCAGTTGAGACGAAAAACAGCGATGGTGTTCCAGCATTATAATCTGTTCAAACACAAGACAGTGCTGGATAACGTCACCGAGGGATTAATTATTGCCCAGAAAATGTCCAAAGCCGATGCCCGCACTCGTGCCTTGCGCGTGCTTGAACAAGTTGGATTGTCTGCCAAAATCAATGAGTATCCAAGTATGTTGTCAGGTGGACAACAGCAACGGGTGGGCATTGCCAGAGCACTGGCACTGAATCCCGAAGTGATTTTGTTTGATGAACCGACCTCGGCGTTGGACCCCGAGCTTGTGGGTGAGGTGTTGTCTGTCATCCGCTCCATTGCTCAAGAGGGGATTACCATGATTGTAGTTACCCATGAAATGGGGTTTGCCCGTGAGGTGGCAAATCGGGTTGTATTCATGGATGGAGGTTCCGTTGTGGAGGAAGGAACCCCGGAGGAGGTGTTTGTACGTCCCAAGCAGGAACGTACTCGCCAATTCCTCAGTCGATATTCTTCCGACTGGAGTTATGTCATCTGA
- a CDS encoding amino acid ABC transporter permease: MSIDLQFIYTSFFQILKALPLTLVITIVPLIAGFGIGLATALIRIYRVRWIHRIADFYVSFLRGTPMLMHLFLIYYGIPMIIDKLAERYGWAFQSSSIPILVFVLIAFSLTAGAYMSEIIRSGILAVDIGQMEAAHAVGMSTFQALRRIIIPQAIGAVLPNLCSMFVGFLHGSTLAFTVSQMDILGKADVVASVSLKFLEAFIAAAFIYWGLTIIAERITALLERRVAVYSKGGVS; this comes from the coding sequence ATGTCGATTGATCTCCAGTTTATCTATACATCTTTTTTTCAAATCCTGAAGGCATTGCCACTGACACTTGTCATTACGATTGTTCCGTTGATTGCAGGCTTCGGAATCGGTCTGGCTACGGCTCTGATCCGTATCTATCGCGTGCGGTGGATTCACCGCATTGCTGACTTCTACGTTTCATTCCTGCGTGGAACACCGATGCTGATGCATCTATTCCTCATCTATTACGGCATTCCGATGATTATCGATAAGCTGGCGGAACGTTACGGTTGGGCTTTCCAATCCTCGTCGATTCCTATTCTCGTATTTGTACTGATTGCTTTCTCGCTCACTGCGGGCGCCTATATGTCCGAGATTATCCGTTCAGGCATTCTTGCTGTGGATATCGGCCAGATGGAGGCGGCTCACGCTGTAGGCATGAGCACATTCCAGGCTTTAAGGCGCATCATCATCCCTCAAGCGATCGGGGCTGTATTGCCAAACCTGTGCAGTATGTTTGTTGGGTTCCTGCATGGATCAACACTTGCTTTTACCGTGTCTCAGATGGACATCCTCGGTAAAGCGGATGTGGTGGCATCCGTCAGTCTGAAGTTTCTGGAGGCCTTTATCGCCGCAGCGTTTATCTATTGGGGGCTGACTATCATTGCCGAGCGGATCACTGCTCTGCTTGAGCGTCGGGTTGCCGTGTACAGCAAAGGAGGCGTGTCATGA
- a CDS encoding amino acid ABC transporter permease: protein MGKSFDLSLVLDFIPELLRYLHITLIVLGGSIVLGLVGGVLLAVPRLYRIPVLSQLATLYVSFMRGTPILIKLFLVYYGLPELLKPIGIDLSRTDPLLFVIVTYALSDAASFAEIFRGAVRSVDKGQTEAAYAAGMTTFQSFRRIVVPQALIVAFPNMANTLIGSLKDTSLAFSIGVMDMVGRGQTLISATSHALEVYISLSVVYYVIVIVLEKGFAFAERRLQRHERKRVVHKPAIRAKRLKEV from the coding sequence ATGGGAAAATCATTTGATCTGTCATTGGTTCTGGATTTCATCCCGGAACTGCTACGATATTTGCATATAACACTGATTGTACTGGGGGGTTCCATCGTGCTCGGACTGGTGGGCGGCGTGCTTCTGGCCGTTCCCCGGCTGTATCGAATCCCGGTACTAAGCCAGTTGGCTACCCTGTACGTCTCATTCATGCGGGGCACACCGATCCTGATCAAATTATTCCTGGTGTATTACGGACTTCCCGAGTTGCTCAAACCCATTGGCATCGACCTGTCGAGAACCGACCCGTTGTTATTTGTCATTGTGACCTATGCGCTTAGTGATGCGGCATCCTTTGCCGAGATCTTTCGCGGAGCGGTGCGCAGTGTGGATAAAGGCCAGACGGAAGCAGCCTATGCTGCGGGTATGACCACATTCCAGTCTTTTCGGCGGATTGTTGTTCCGCAGGCTCTGATTGTTGCTTTTCCGAACATGGCCAATACGTTAATTGGCTCATTGAAGGATACATCTCTGGCCTTCTCCATTGGTGTCATGGATATGGTGGGCAGAGGGCAGACGTTAATTTCGGCTACATCGCACGCACTTGAGGTGTATATCAGTCTGTCTGTGGTCTATTATGTCATTGTGATTGTGCTTGAAAAAGGATTTGCCTTTGCAGAACGCAGACTCCAGCGTCATGAACGCAAGAGAGTTGTACACAAACCGGCCATTCGAGCCAAACGTCTGAAAGAGGTTTGA